A genomic window from Chlorobium phaeobacteroides DSM 266 includes:
- the gcvH gene encoding glycine cleavage system protein GcvH, with amino-acid sequence MNIPEDLRYTKDHEWVKLLDDGSTALAGITDFAQSELGDIVFVELKAPGTKLKAHEVFGTVEAVKTVADLFAPIAGELVGINEALDAAEVVNTDPYGEGWLVKIKVDDAKAVEELLDAASYRQLIGA; translated from the coding sequence ATGAATATTCCTGAAGATCTTCGCTATACCAAGGACCACGAATGGGTCAAGCTGCTTGACGATGGCAGCACCGCGCTGGCCGGTATTACTGACTTTGCCCAGTCTGAACTGGGTGATATTGTTTTTGTTGAGCTTAAAGCTCCAGGAACAAAGCTGAAAGCTCATGAGGTTTTTGGAACTGTTGAGGCAGTTAAAACTGTCGCTGATCTGTTTGCTCCGATTGCCGGAGAGCTTGTCGGGATCAACGAGGCCCTCGATGCTGCTGAAGTTGTCAATACTGACCCTTATGGGGAGGGTTGGCTCGTGAAGATAAAGGTCGATGATGCAAAAGCGGTAGAAGAGCTGCTTGATGCCGCCTCTTACCGCCAACTGATTGGCGCGTGA
- the recN gene encoding DNA repair protein RecN, whose product MVTTLYVRDFALIAELTVSFAPGLTIITGETGAGKSILIGALSLVLGERASVDLVRSGANKAIIEAVLKNLPLQKISPILIGAAIDISDEMILRREISASGQSRCYINDTPCTVTLLKQIGELLIDLHGQHEHQLLLRTDTHEAMLDSYAQTGSEVSAYKETLKRVATLKKQLTLLQKKAVETKENKDLLTYQLNEINALELKAGEPEAIDKEIILLENAETLFSLCSGLCTELYDKDQSAYSAITTSVHILEKLALIDPQFESHLEENRTAASIIEELYHFSRRYTTQVEFNQEKLDELRQRQMQLHRAQKKYGKTLDELIVFREELLARLAMEETIDDEISLILEEIALEKTTLSIRAQTLSSKRQASAQKLERIIRKELGELGIPNAFFKISIIHEEHPDGEITLAGKNFIACSGGYDRIEFLVSANPGEKPKPLVKVASGGEISRIMLALKSALAASTDLPVLVFDEIDTGISGSVAAAVARSLKRLSKLHQIIAITHLPQIAAMADLHLSASKSVQQERTVTEVTALHGDARLHALASLVSGKQLSPSSLKLAGELLEGAKSV is encoded by the coding sequence ATGGTGACAACCCTCTATGTCCGGGATTTTGCTCTTATCGCTGAACTTACCGTAAGTTTTGCTCCCGGATTGACCATCATTACCGGTGAGACCGGGGCGGGCAAATCTATTCTTATCGGTGCACTGAGTCTCGTTCTCGGTGAAAGGGCCAGCGTTGATCTTGTTCGATCGGGCGCAAACAAAGCGATCATTGAAGCTGTGCTCAAGAATCTCCCGCTTCAAAAAATCTCACCAATCCTCATTGGCGCTGCTATTGATATCTCTGACGAGATGATTCTGCGACGCGAAATTTCCGCATCCGGGCAATCCCGATGCTATATCAATGACACGCCCTGCACCGTGACGCTGCTCAAACAGATTGGAGAGCTCCTGATCGACCTGCATGGTCAGCATGAGCACCAGTTGCTGCTCCGTACCGACACCCATGAAGCGATGCTGGATAGTTATGCACAAACCGGCTCTGAGGTTTCCGCATACAAAGAGACGCTTAAAAGAGTCGCCACGCTAAAAAAACAGCTAACCCTCTTGCAGAAAAAAGCAGTCGAAACAAAAGAAAACAAGGATCTTCTTACCTACCAGCTCAATGAAATCAATGCACTTGAACTGAAAGCCGGAGAGCCTGAAGCGATCGACAAGGAAATCATACTGCTGGAAAATGCCGAAACGCTTTTCAGTCTCTGTTCCGGCTTATGCACAGAACTCTACGACAAAGATCAGTCAGCCTATTCAGCAATCACAACATCCGTTCACATTCTCGAAAAGCTTGCTCTTATTGATCCGCAATTTGAAAGTCACCTCGAAGAAAACAGAACGGCTGCAAGCATCATTGAGGAACTCTACCATTTTTCTCGCCGCTATACGACCCAGGTTGAGTTCAATCAGGAAAAACTTGACGAACTCAGGCAGCGACAGATGCAGTTGCACAGGGCACAAAAAAAGTATGGCAAAACTCTCGACGAACTGATCGTCTTCAGAGAGGAGCTTCTTGCAAGACTCGCCATGGAAGAGACGATTGACGATGAGATAAGCTTGATCCTCGAGGAGATAGCTCTGGAGAAAACCACTCTTTCGATACGTGCTCAAACCCTTTCATCAAAACGACAGGCTTCCGCTCAAAAACTCGAGCGGATTATCCGGAAAGAACTGGGCGAACTTGGAATACCAAACGCATTTTTCAAAATCAGCATCATTCATGAGGAGCATCCCGATGGGGAGATCACGTTAGCGGGAAAAAATTTTATTGCCTGCTCCGGTGGATATGACCGCATTGAGTTTCTTGTGTCAGCCAATCCTGGCGAAAAACCAAAACCGCTGGTAAAAGTTGCCTCCGGTGGTGAAATTTCACGGATCATGCTTGCATTGAAAAGTGCGCTTGCCGCATCAACAGATCTCCCGGTACTTGTTTTTGACGAGATCGATACCGGTATAAGCGGCTCGGTTGCTGCTGCCGTTGCCCGCAGTCTTAAACGCCTTTCGAAACTCCATCAGATCATTGCCATTACTCACTTGCCTCAGATTGCAGCAATGGCCGATCTGCACCTTTCAGCAAGCAAATCGGTACAGCAGGAAAGAACCGTCACCGAGGTAACCGCCCTTCATGGCGATGCCCGACTTCATGCCCTTGCATCGCTTGTCAGCGGCAAACAGCTATCGCCTTCATCGCTTAAACTTGCCGGAGAGCTTCTTGAAGGCGCAAAATCCGTTTAG
- the rlmB gene encoding 23S rRNA (guanosine(2251)-2'-O)-methyltransferase RlmB, with the protein MEKEKDMEQQEKVVYGRNAVLELLLKKPDSIEKIYFQFNTSHPKLKEILVSARRQKLVTGKARLERLSLMAGTTKHQGVCALVSAVSYYTIEEVLDKPRNTFPLLLILQGLEDPHNIGAIIRTAEAVAADAVLLIEGKGSPVNATVHKASAGALSHMRVCKVKSLVRCLEFLHERKFLIIAADMDAEINYTDIDLTKALAIVLGAEGSGLAPEAVKFCDHTVRIPMAGCVESLNVSVTAGVLLYEAMRQRLA; encoded by the coding sequence ATGGAGAAAGAAAAAGATATGGAGCAGCAGGAAAAAGTTGTTTATGGCAGAAACGCCGTGCTTGAGCTGCTTCTGAAGAAACCGGACAGCATTGAGAAAATATATTTTCAGTTTAATACTTCGCATCCGAAACTGAAAGAGATCCTTGTCAGCGCCAGAAGACAGAAACTGGTTACTGGCAAGGCCCGGCTGGAACGACTCTCCCTTATGGCAGGAACGACAAAACATCAGGGGGTCTGTGCGCTTGTCAGCGCGGTATCGTATTACACCATTGAAGAGGTGCTTGACAAGCCGAGAAATACCTTCCCTCTGCTGCTGATTCTTCAGGGTCTGGAAGATCCGCACAATATCGGTGCAATTATAAGAACCGCTGAGGCTGTTGCTGCCGATGCTGTTTTGCTGATTGAAGGCAAGGGGTCGCCAGTCAATGCCACGGTGCACAAAGCCTCGGCAGGGGCGCTCTCCCACATGAGAGTGTGCAAGGTGAAAAGCCTGGTTCGTTGTCTTGAATTTCTTCACGAGAGAAAATTTCTCATTATCGCTGCCGATATGGATGCCGAGATCAATTATACGGATATCGACCTTACCAAAGCGTTGGCGATAGTGCTTGGTGCTGAGGGGAGCGGTCTTGCTCCGGAAGCTGTAAAATTCTGTGATCATACGGTGCGAATTCCTATGGCAGGCTGCGTGGAGTCTCTTAATGTCAGCGTTACAGCGGGAGTATTGCTTTATGAAGCAATGCGCCAGCGTCTTGCATAG
- the dapA gene encoding 4-hydroxy-tetrahydrodipicolinate synthase codes for MSTRYIAGSAVALVTPFRKNNTIDTDALKKLVQFHIEAGTDIIIPCGTTGESPTLTSDEQFRIIRIVSEEADGKIMVAAGAGTNATAHAVELAKNAEKAGASAILSVAPYYNKPSQEGFYQHFRHIAEAVSVPIIVYNVPGRTGSNLSASTILRLARDFANIAAVKEASDNMNQIMELLEERPENFSVMTGEDMLILPFMAMGGDGVISVAANQIPSTVKQLVIAAKQGNLDEARALNRKYRRLFKMNFIESNPVPVKYCLSLMGMIEENYRLPLVPLSDENKAVLKKEMEFLGLI; via the coding sequence ATGTCCACACGATACATTGCAGGATCGGCCGTTGCTCTTGTCACGCCTTTCAGGAAGAACAACACTATCGATACCGACGCATTAAAAAAACTGGTTCAGTTCCATATCGAAGCGGGAACCGATATCATCATCCCATGCGGAACTACCGGAGAATCGCCAACCCTGACTTCCGATGAACAGTTCCGGATTATCCGCATTGTCAGCGAAGAGGCCGATGGAAAAATCATGGTTGCTGCGGGAGCTGGCACCAACGCAACCGCTCATGCCGTAGAGCTTGCAAAAAACGCGGAAAAAGCCGGAGCCTCAGCCATTCTGTCGGTGGCCCCTTATTATAACAAACCCTCTCAGGAAGGATTCTATCAGCACTTCCGACATATTGCCGAAGCGGTTTCTGTTCCGATTATTGTTTACAATGTTCCGGGAAGAACCGGGAGCAACCTGTCGGCGTCAACAATTCTGAGGCTTGCCAGAGACTTTGCAAATATTGCTGCCGTCAAGGAAGCTTCAGATAACATGAACCAGATCATGGAACTTCTCGAAGAGAGACCGGAAAACTTTTCGGTCATGACAGGAGAGGATATGCTGATACTGCCATTCATGGCAATGGGAGGTGACGGGGTAATATCTGTGGCGGCAAACCAGATTCCATCAACGGTAAAACAACTGGTCATTGCAGCAAAACAAGGAAATCTTGACGAAGCCCGCGCCTTAAACCGCAAGTACCGCAGACTGTTCAAAATGAACTTCATCGAAAGCAATCCTGTGCCGGTTAAGTACTGCCTCTCCCTGATGGGAATGATTGAGGAGAACTACCGACTGCCGCTTGTCCCGTTATCCGATGAAAACAAGGCTGTCCTGAAAAAAGAGATGGAGTTCCTCGGGCTTATTTAA
- the gcvPA gene encoding aminomethyl-transferring glycine dehydrogenase subunit GcvPA codes for MPFIVNTDQDTREMLSVLGAASFDELIPDIPEEIRLKKALDLFPAMSEQEVKRLLEGLASSNTSTSDYVSYLGGGAYDHFIPSAIKTIVSRSEFYTAYTPYQAEVSQGTLQAIYEYQSLMCRLYDMDVANASMYDGATALAEAVLMAISVTGRQEVIVAGKLHPHYCEVLKTYLEAGGHSAVVQNTLENGVGTLDGLGALLTDRCAAVIVQQPNFYGSLEDVEAIGELAHSKGALFVVSADPVSLGLLAAPGSYGADIAVGEGQPLGNAQSFGGPYLGIFTVKQDLVRKIPGRLVGMTKDRNGDDGFILTLQTREQHIRREKATSNICTNQALNALHAAIYLSLLGKQGIIDVAEQSALKSHYLAEQIADIPGFSLKYSAPFFREFVVETPMAAREVISNLLEKKIFAGCDLSVYDEAGLLVAVTEKRTKAELDAFVEYLGALK; via the coding sequence ATGCCATTCATTGTCAATACCGATCAGGATACCAGAGAGATGCTTTCAGTTTTGGGTGCAGCTTCGTTTGACGAGCTCATTCCTGACATTCCTGAAGAGATCCGACTGAAAAAAGCCCTGGATCTCTTTCCCGCAATGAGCGAACAGGAGGTGAAGCGGCTGCTTGAAGGCCTTGCTTCTTCCAACACCAGTACCTCAGACTATGTGAGCTATCTCGGCGGTGGCGCTTACGATCATTTTATTCCATCGGCAATCAAGACCATCGTTTCCCGAAGTGAATTCTATACGGCATACACCCCTTATCAGGCGGAGGTTTCTCAGGGTACGCTTCAGGCGATTTATGAGTATCAGAGTCTGATGTGTCGCCTGTACGACATGGATGTGGCCAATGCGTCGATGTATGATGGAGCCACAGCGCTTGCCGAGGCGGTACTGATGGCAATAAGTGTTACCGGACGTCAGGAGGTAATCGTAGCCGGCAAACTGCATCCTCACTATTGCGAAGTATTGAAAACCTATCTGGAGGCAGGCGGGCACAGCGCTGTCGTTCAGAATACGCTGGAAAATGGCGTTGGAACTCTTGACGGGCTTGGTGCGCTCTTGACAGACCGATGTGCAGCAGTCATTGTTCAGCAGCCAAATTTTTACGGCTCTCTGGAGGATGTTGAGGCTATAGGGGAACTTGCGCACAGCAAGGGCGCTCTTTTTGTCGTTTCAGCAGACCCGGTTTCCCTTGGACTTCTTGCGGCTCCGGGTAGTTATGGTGCCGATATAGCTGTCGGTGAAGGTCAACCACTTGGAAATGCCCAGAGTTTCGGCGGCCCCTACCTTGGGATTTTTACCGTTAAACAGGATCTTGTCCGCAAGATTCCCGGACGTCTGGTTGGAATGACTAAAGACCGGAATGGAGACGATGGTTTTATTCTGACACTGCAAACTCGCGAACAGCATATAAGAAGGGAAAAAGCCACCTCGAACATCTGTACCAATCAGGCGCTTAACGCGCTGCACGCGGCAATCTATCTCTCTTTGCTCGGCAAACAGGGAATTATTGACGTTGCAGAGCAATCTGCTCTGAAATCGCACTACCTTGCTGAACAAATTGCCGATATTCCAGGTTTTTCGCTTAAATACAGCGCACCTTTTTTCCGTGAATTTGTCGTTGAAACGCCGATGGCGGCCAGAGAGGTAATCAGCAATCTTCTCGAAAAGAAAATATTTGCCGGTTGCGATCTTTCCGTGTACGATGAAGCCGGTCTGCTTGTTGCCGTTACGGAAAAACGTACCAAAGCGGAGCTTGACGCTTTTGTGGAATACCTCGGGGCTCTTAAATAA